The Moorella glycerini genomic interval AAACTCCCCTCAATCCCTTCGTTCACCGGAGCACTACTTTTGGTATTTATAAATTTAGTTCGCTATTTCTCTTAAAATTCCTGCTGCTGGCAGAAATATTTTTTTGTACTTGTAAAATGCCTGTATCTGTCGTCCGGTACTGCTGCTGCCTGCTGCCATTGACCGCTGGACGACCGCTGGTGTATACTCATTCTTAACTGAGGTGATGATATTGGCCGGTAACAACCGGGAACATTCGTATTTTACCTTTTTGTCTTCTATGAAACTAGGCCTTTTGCTTTTATTGCTCCTGGGAGTACTGGCTTCCCTGGGGAGCTTCCTTCCCCAGGGCCAGCCCGCTGGGTTCTACCGTGCTTATTACGGAGAACTACCTGGAAGATTGATTGTCCTCTTGTCCCTGGACCACTTATACCACAACTGGTGGTTTATTACCCTTGGAACAATTTTAACTGTCAACATCCTGACCTGCTCACTACGGCGAGTAAAAAAAGCCCCTGGCCGGCGTGGATGGGGTTCCATTATCCTGCACTTAAGTATCCTGGTGATCCTGGCCGGGGCGGCCATATCTGGGGTTATGGGCCGGCATACCTATGTCGAAATAGGTGTCGGCGACAGCCTTGACCTGACCGGCAGGGGTTTCCCGGGCCAGGTTTTAACGGTTAAGGATTTTAAAATTGAATATTACGAAAACCTCCAGCCCAGGCAGTACATTAGCAGCGTATCCCTTAAAACAGCTGATGGCCTGGAAATTGAGCGAGATATCTGGGTAAACCGTCCCTTAAAATTTAAGGGCTTGAAAATTTACCAGACCAGTTACGGCTGGCTGGCCCGGGGACAGGCCGTTATTGACGGTAAAGCGGTACCTTTCGACCTGGCCAGTGGCCGGGGTCTTGACATCGACCCGGGCAAAAATGTAAGGCTGGTCTTTTTCTTTATTCCTGATTTTGATGAACAGGGGGGCGGGTTACATTCACGTTCCCCCTTGCCCAATAATCCCAGACTGGCTGTCGTCCTTTTCCAGGATCATCAAGTAACGGCGAGGCAAGTCCTGGCCGAGAATGAAACGAAAGCCGTGGACGGCTATCCCGTTACCTTTTCCGGCTACCGTTATTACACCGGACTGGAGATCAAAAAAGACCCGGGGGTTGGAATAATTTACACCGGGTTTATCTTGTTATTGCTGGGTTTTGTTCTTCGCTACCTGGTTCCTGATAAACATGTCCCGGGAAGAGCACCGCATGACAGTTAGCATCGTCACCGGCGGACAAGTAAAAGCGAAGAAGTAAAAACGAGAGGTGGCGCCAAGATATGGAATCCAGTTTTAACCTGGTAGCCTATATTTTGTTGCTGGTAGCCGTTACTTTGAGCCTGATCTCCCTGTGGCGGCCCAACAAATATACCGGTCCCCTGGCCCTGGCGGCCCTGGTGCTGTCCTTTGCTTCCCTGACCCTGGCCCTGGTGCTGCGCAGCATTACTGGCGGCAGGCTGCCCTTTGCTACTTTATACGAATTTGCCCTGCTTTTTGCCTGGGGCATACTCCTGTTTTATCTTATTTCCCGTAAGATGATCAAATCGGACCTGTTAATGGTCCTGGTAGCTCTCCTGGAAGTAATTATCCTCTCCTATAGCAATACCTTATCTTCTGGCACCAGGCCCCTGATGCCGGCCCTCCAGAGCATCTGGCTGCAGTTTCATGTTCTTACGGCCATCATCGCTTACGGCGCCTTCGGCCTGTCCTTTTGCTTAGGTCTTATCTACCTGCTCAAAGAAAAGGGATACGACAGCATCGGCGAAAGTATCCTGCCGCCCCTGGCTAAGATCGATAACCTGCTCCACTGGTCGGTAGCGGTGGGATTTCCCTTTATGACCCTGGTTCTAATTACCGGGGCCGTCTGGGCCGAAGAGGTCTGGGGCAGGTGGTGGGGCTGGGACCCCAAGGAAACCTGGGCTTTAATTACCTGGCTGATTTACGCCGCATATCTCCACGCCCGGAAAACTTACGGCTGGCGGGGGAAAAGGGCCGCCATTATGGCCATTGTGGG includes:
- a CDS encoding cytochrome c biogenesis protein ResB, which codes for MKLGLLLLLLLGVLASLGSFLPQGQPAGFYRAYYGELPGRLIVLLSLDHLYHNWWFITLGTILTVNILTCSLRRVKKAPGRRGWGSIILHLSILVILAGAAISGVMGRHTYVEIGVGDSLDLTGRGFPGQVLTVKDFKIEYYENLQPRQYISSVSLKTADGLEIERDIWVNRPLKFKGLKIYQTSYGWLARGQAVIDGKAVPFDLASGRGLDIDPGKNVRLVFFFIPDFDEQGGGLHSRSPLPNNPRLAVVLFQDHQVTARQVLAENETKAVDGYPVTFSGYRYYTGLEIKKDPGVGIIYTGFILLLLGFVLRYLVPDKHVPGRAPHDS
- the ccsB gene encoding c-type cytochrome biogenesis protein CcsB, with the translated sequence MESSFNLVAYILLLVAVTLSLISLWRPNKYTGPLALAALVLSFASLTLALVLRSITGGRLPFATLYEFALLFAWGILLFYLISRKMIKSDLLMVLVALLEVIILSYSNTLSSGTRPLMPALQSIWLQFHVLTAIIAYGAFGLSFCLGLIYLLKEKGYDSIGESILPPLAKIDNLLHWSVAVGFPFMTLVLITGAVWAEEVWGRWWGWDPKETWALITWLIYAAYLHARKTYGWRGKRAAIMAIVGFLAVLFTLFGVSLLLPGAHSYV